The Aquila chrysaetos chrysaetos chromosome 6, bAquChr1.4, whole genome shotgun sequence genome window below encodes:
- the ZDBF2 gene encoding DBF4-type zinc finger-containing protein 2 isoform X1 → MKKVDASKMFDRIKPSDEASASSAQGIERHGAEGSLRQDSNSSLRTRGQEHPQPGVSTVQNRQGYCNCCHVHYSNLEQHVFSSQHRHFTTYCRNRMGTSSLMERFLQDVLQHHPHRYHDNRPSYDDMPLPVTPEAARIACLSPEEMEKKRNRDRQEISSQDQESIDEICSSAPCLSDEGTKKTLVTQAFIQKRERRQEHVVRISQQSTGICSNEKCNTPKDAQIPNHRHKGQFIAVSPVPQRFSVTALIHSSSVNPKPGKNVRNLAASNLIPHSGCDKTGMEVCNSDVLLNPCLNPAPALVHPKCPSVSHQKPMCSHSNSLCITSGQSLSKRGGLRTQDETLVSDFHLRDTVGITSSLDLGTSPQLAKCKNVKANRGDESSVDETIEDVILKYCHGTTSEETRFKEENNPCLTFSSLLDHTHLEGSEMSFDCDVPIQAGTDLPKAAIKGIEVLKEVQVSLQDKDYGTQLFSVLKSESVEKTKAVKQDVVAHTEEPVLPALPHVPPSFVGKTWSQVMYEDDIKIEKLVRDFREGRFRCYFDSESTANCTGKRMKKKKQKDEKKNNIVEGNRTEGASVKALPEFNDALSGGSDFGNLSLASDTLCNPQILKMPRKRTWRLASRCQVVKVSHGTQTSLLNYPVAKRKMSRRESDPADQKASVVWPENEKTPNMKTRLCALKLPESYRKIMSPVQPKTVVYVLSCPEIKQCKGKPIDIPKMRKNRNSTDSKDSVRYKYKQCSFKYYDPLTNRILKMPPKSTVGEKAKKPSHVRQLFRSLSFDANMKKLADAQRESTPSKSMNWSDFYSSSSASFLPDPGKGNDAASSQKADGSSVSTERTDCWVSGQSENSKHLIISPLSSQQSVVEDVRLTPFNSRVTKTPLTSIRSEQLERENPKAIWKRKESSNKEPVFSRKAAGPMSVRCTVGRRGNRVTAGKQTSRTKKQQKEGMRRKLCPRAQKSSAFSIHRCQTRKTTVGKHRKKEKSDAKKLKVRRKPKRTFLNSTVVTGIPEKRQKVTSESFPKKPE, encoded by the exons ATGAAGAAGGTTGATGCCTCTAAG ATGTTTGACAGAATCAAACCATCTGATGAAGCTTCTGCTTCTTCAGCACAAG GAATTGAAAGACATGGTGCTGAAGGCTCTCTACGACAGGATAGCAATAGCAG tttacgCACAAGAGGGCAAGAACATCCTCAGCCTGGAGTATCCACTGTGCAAAATAGACAAGGATACTGCAACTGTTGCCATGTACACTACAGTAATCTGGAACAG CATGTTTTCAGCTCCCAGCACAGACATTTTACCACCTACTGTAGGAATCGTATGGGTACCAGTAGCTTGATGGAGCGTTTTCTGCAAGATGTTTTACAGCATCATCCCCACAGATACCATGACAACAG ACCAAGCTATGATGACATGCCACTCCCTGTCACTCCAGAGGCTGCTAGGATTGCTTGCCTGTCCCcagaagagatggagaaaaagaggaacagaGACAGACAGGAGATTTCCAGCCAAGACCAGGAGTCCATTGATGAAATATGCTCTTCTGCTCCATGCCTGTCTGATGAGGGCACAAAGAAAACTTTGGTAACACAAGCATTTATTCAAAAACGAGAAAGAAGGCAGGAACATGTTGTAAGAATATCCCAGCAGTCTACAGGCATTTGTAGCAATGAGAAATGCAATACCCCGAAAGATGCACAGATTCCAAATCATAGACACAAAGGCCAGTTTATAGCTGTCAGCCCTGTACCTCAGCGtttttctgtcactgctttAATCCATAGTTCTTCTGTTAATCCTAAACCAGGAAAAAACGTTAGGAATTTGGCAGCATCAAATCTGATTCCACATAGTGGATGTGATAAAACGGGAATGGAGGTATGCAATAGTGATGTGTTATTGAACCCATGCTTGAatcctgctccagcactggTTCACCCAAAATGCCCTTCAGTTTCTCATCAGAAACCTATGTGCAGCCACAGCAATTCTTTATGTATTACCTCAGGTCAATCTCTCTCAAAACGAGGTGGTTTACGAACTCAGGATGAAACTTTAGTGTCTGATTTCCATCTCAGGGATACTGTGGGTATCACCAGCTCCCTAGATCTTGGGACATCCCCACAActagcaaaatgcaaaaatgtgaaGGCAAACAGAGGTGATGAAAGTTCAGTGGATGAAACTATTGAAgatgttattttgaaatactgccATGGAACTACATCTGAAGAAACTCGTTTCAAAGAAGAGAATAATCCCTGTTTAACTTTTTCATCACTTCTGGACCATACTCATTTAGAGGGTTCTGAAATGAGTTTTGACTGTGATGTACCTATTCAGGCAGGAACAGACTTACCCAAGGCAGCTATAAAAGGTATAGAAGTCCTGAAAGAGGTCCAAGTAAGTTTGCAAGATAAAGACTATGGAACAcagctcttttctgttttaaaaagtgagtcagtagagaaaacaaaagcagtgaaaCAGGATGTTGTAGCTCATACTGAAGAACCAGttcttccagctctgcctcaTGTGCCTCCTTCTTTTGTGGGAAAGACTTGGTCTCAAGTAATGTATGAAGATgatataaaaattgaaaaacttGTGCGTGATTTCAGGGAAGGTCGTTTTCGCTGCTACTTTGACAGTGAATCCACAGCCAACTGTACAggaaagagaatgaagaaaaaaaagcagaaggatgaaaaaaagaacaatattgTTGAGGGTAATAGAACAGAAGGTGCATCAGTTAAAGCATTGCCAGAATTTAATGATGCCTTAAGTGGTGGCTCTGATTTTGGTAACCTATCTTTAGCCTCAGATACACTATGCAACCCACAAATTCTTAAAATGCCTAGGAAAAGAACATGGCGCCTGGCTTCAAGATGCCAGGTGGTTAAAGTCAGCCATGGCACCCAAACAAGTCTATTGAACTACCctgtagcaaaaagaaaaatgtctagAAGGGAATCTGATCCAGCTGATCAGAAAGCAAGCGTCGTGTGGCCGGAGAATGAAAAAACTCCAAACATGAAAACTAGACTATGTGCCCTTAAACTTCCTGAGTCCTATAGGAAGATTATGAGTCCTGTACAGCCCAAGACAGTGGTGTATGTACTTTCATGCCCAGAGATAAAACAGTGTAAAGGTAAACCTATAGATATTcccaaaatgaggaaaaatcgTAACTCCACAGATAGCAAGGACTCTGTAAGGTATAAATACAAACAGTGTTCTTTTAAGTATTATGACCCACTAACAAATCGAATTTTGAAAATGCCTCCAAAGAGTACAGTTGGTGAAAAAGCCAAAAAGCCCTCCCACGTTCGACAGCTTTTCAGAAGTCTCAGCTTTGACGCAAACATGAAGAAACTAGCTGATGCACAGAGAGAAAGCACACCATCAAAGTCAATGAATTGGTCAGACTTCTATAGTTCATCTTCAGCATCGTTCCTGCCAGATCCAGGTAAAGGGAATGATGCAGCCTCAAGCCAAAAGGCAGATGGATCTTCTGTTTCCACAGAAAGAACAGATTGTTGGGTATCTGGTCAGTCTGAGAACTCAAAACACCTCATCATTTCACCTTTGAGCTCTCAACAGTCTGTGGTAGAAGATGTTAGATTAACTCCATTTAACAGTAGAGTTACCAAAACTCCTCTGACCTCCATCAGGAGTGAGCAGTTAGAGAGAGAAAATCCAAAGGCAatatggaagagaaaagaaagcagtaataaaGAACCAGTTTTTTCCAGAAAGGCTGCAGGACCTATGTCTGTCAGATGTACTgttgggaggagaggaaacagagtAACTGCAGGCAAACAAACTTCCAGAActaaaaaacagcaaaaagaagggATGAGAAGGAAACTTTGTCCTCGTGCCCAGAaatcttctgctttctccatcCACAGGTGCCAGACAAGGAAAACTACAGTGGGAAAGCACcgtaagaaagaaaagtctgatGCTAAAAAATTAAAGGTGAGGAGGAAACCAAAAAGGACCTTTCTGAACTCAACGGTTGTCACAGGGATTCCTGAAAAGAGGCAGAAAGTCACATCGGAATCTTTTCCCAAGAAGCCAGAGTGA
- the ZDBF2 gene encoding DBF4-type zinc finger-containing protein 2 isoform X2, whose protein sequence is MPLPVTPEAARIACLSPEEMEKKRNRDRQEISSQDQESIDEICSSAPCLSDEGTKKTLVTQAFIQKRERRQEHVVRISQQSTGICSNEKCNTPKDAQIPNHRHKGQFIAVSPVPQRFSVTALIHSSSVNPKPGKNVRNLAASNLIPHSGCDKTGMEVCNSDVLLNPCLNPAPALVHPKCPSVSHQKPMCSHSNSLCITSGQSLSKRGGLRTQDETLVSDFHLRDTVGITSSLDLGTSPQLAKCKNVKANRGDESSVDETIEDVILKYCHGTTSEETRFKEENNPCLTFSSLLDHTHLEGSEMSFDCDVPIQAGTDLPKAAIKGIEVLKEVQVSLQDKDYGTQLFSVLKSESVEKTKAVKQDVVAHTEEPVLPALPHVPPSFVGKTWSQVMYEDDIKIEKLVRDFREGRFRCYFDSESTANCTGKRMKKKKQKDEKKNNIVEGNRTEGASVKALPEFNDALSGGSDFGNLSLASDTLCNPQILKMPRKRTWRLASRCQVVKVSHGTQTSLLNYPVAKRKMSRRESDPADQKASVVWPENEKTPNMKTRLCALKLPESYRKIMSPVQPKTVVYVLSCPEIKQCKGKPIDIPKMRKNRNSTDSKDSVRYKYKQCSFKYYDPLTNRILKMPPKSTVGEKAKKPSHVRQLFRSLSFDANMKKLADAQRESTPSKSMNWSDFYSSSSASFLPDPGKGNDAASSQKADGSSVSTERTDCWVSGQSENSKHLIISPLSSQQSVVEDVRLTPFNSRVTKTPLTSIRSEQLERENPKAIWKRKESSNKEPVFSRKAAGPMSVRCTVGRRGNRVTAGKQTSRTKKQQKEGMRRKLCPRAQKSSAFSIHRCQTRKTTVGKHRKKEKSDAKKLKVRRKPKRTFLNSTVVTGIPEKRQKVTSESFPKKPE, encoded by the coding sequence ATGCCACTCCCTGTCACTCCAGAGGCTGCTAGGATTGCTTGCCTGTCCCcagaagagatggagaaaaagaggaacagaGACAGACAGGAGATTTCCAGCCAAGACCAGGAGTCCATTGATGAAATATGCTCTTCTGCTCCATGCCTGTCTGATGAGGGCACAAAGAAAACTTTGGTAACACAAGCATTTATTCAAAAACGAGAAAGAAGGCAGGAACATGTTGTAAGAATATCCCAGCAGTCTACAGGCATTTGTAGCAATGAGAAATGCAATACCCCGAAAGATGCACAGATTCCAAATCATAGACACAAAGGCCAGTTTATAGCTGTCAGCCCTGTACCTCAGCGtttttctgtcactgctttAATCCATAGTTCTTCTGTTAATCCTAAACCAGGAAAAAACGTTAGGAATTTGGCAGCATCAAATCTGATTCCACATAGTGGATGTGATAAAACGGGAATGGAGGTATGCAATAGTGATGTGTTATTGAACCCATGCTTGAatcctgctccagcactggTTCACCCAAAATGCCCTTCAGTTTCTCATCAGAAACCTATGTGCAGCCACAGCAATTCTTTATGTATTACCTCAGGTCAATCTCTCTCAAAACGAGGTGGTTTACGAACTCAGGATGAAACTTTAGTGTCTGATTTCCATCTCAGGGATACTGTGGGTATCACCAGCTCCCTAGATCTTGGGACATCCCCACAActagcaaaatgcaaaaatgtgaaGGCAAACAGAGGTGATGAAAGTTCAGTGGATGAAACTATTGAAgatgttattttgaaatactgccATGGAACTACATCTGAAGAAACTCGTTTCAAAGAAGAGAATAATCCCTGTTTAACTTTTTCATCACTTCTGGACCATACTCATTTAGAGGGTTCTGAAATGAGTTTTGACTGTGATGTACCTATTCAGGCAGGAACAGACTTACCCAAGGCAGCTATAAAAGGTATAGAAGTCCTGAAAGAGGTCCAAGTAAGTTTGCAAGATAAAGACTATGGAACAcagctcttttctgttttaaaaagtgagtcagtagagaaaacaaaagcagtgaaaCAGGATGTTGTAGCTCATACTGAAGAACCAGttcttccagctctgcctcaTGTGCCTCCTTCTTTTGTGGGAAAGACTTGGTCTCAAGTAATGTATGAAGATgatataaaaattgaaaaacttGTGCGTGATTTCAGGGAAGGTCGTTTTCGCTGCTACTTTGACAGTGAATCCACAGCCAACTGTACAggaaagagaatgaagaaaaaaaagcagaaggatgaaaaaaagaacaatattgTTGAGGGTAATAGAACAGAAGGTGCATCAGTTAAAGCATTGCCAGAATTTAATGATGCCTTAAGTGGTGGCTCTGATTTTGGTAACCTATCTTTAGCCTCAGATACACTATGCAACCCACAAATTCTTAAAATGCCTAGGAAAAGAACATGGCGCCTGGCTTCAAGATGCCAGGTGGTTAAAGTCAGCCATGGCACCCAAACAAGTCTATTGAACTACCctgtagcaaaaagaaaaatgtctagAAGGGAATCTGATCCAGCTGATCAGAAAGCAAGCGTCGTGTGGCCGGAGAATGAAAAAACTCCAAACATGAAAACTAGACTATGTGCCCTTAAACTTCCTGAGTCCTATAGGAAGATTATGAGTCCTGTACAGCCCAAGACAGTGGTGTATGTACTTTCATGCCCAGAGATAAAACAGTGTAAAGGTAAACCTATAGATATTcccaaaatgaggaaaaatcgTAACTCCACAGATAGCAAGGACTCTGTAAGGTATAAATACAAACAGTGTTCTTTTAAGTATTATGACCCACTAACAAATCGAATTTTGAAAATGCCTCCAAAGAGTACAGTTGGTGAAAAAGCCAAAAAGCCCTCCCACGTTCGACAGCTTTTCAGAAGTCTCAGCTTTGACGCAAACATGAAGAAACTAGCTGATGCACAGAGAGAAAGCACACCATCAAAGTCAATGAATTGGTCAGACTTCTATAGTTCATCTTCAGCATCGTTCCTGCCAGATCCAGGTAAAGGGAATGATGCAGCCTCAAGCCAAAAGGCAGATGGATCTTCTGTTTCCACAGAAAGAACAGATTGTTGGGTATCTGGTCAGTCTGAGAACTCAAAACACCTCATCATTTCACCTTTGAGCTCTCAACAGTCTGTGGTAGAAGATGTTAGATTAACTCCATTTAACAGTAGAGTTACCAAAACTCCTCTGACCTCCATCAGGAGTGAGCAGTTAGAGAGAGAAAATCCAAAGGCAatatggaagagaaaagaaagcagtaataaaGAACCAGTTTTTTCCAGAAAGGCTGCAGGACCTATGTCTGTCAGATGTACTgttgggaggagaggaaacagagtAACTGCAGGCAAACAAACTTCCAGAActaaaaaacagcaaaaagaagggATGAGAAGGAAACTTTGTCCTCGTGCCCAGAaatcttctgctttctccatcCACAGGTGCCAGACAAGGAAAACTACAGTGGGAAAGCACcgtaagaaagaaaagtctgatGCTAAAAAATTAAAGGTGAGGAGGAAACCAAAAAGGACCTTTCTGAACTCAACGGTTGTCACAGGGATTCCTGAAAAGAGGCAGAAAGTCACATCGGAATCTTTTCCCAAGAAGCCAGAGTGA